A section of the Roseomonas marmotae genome encodes:
- a CDS encoding branched-chain amino acid aminotransferase has translation MALVPFDDRDGWIWFDGEMVPWRDAKLHVLTHGLHYASGVFEGERAYEGNIFKLREHTDRLIASGKILGFDIPWTADEIDAACIEVLQKNNFTNAYLRPIAYRGSEMLAVSAQHTKIHLAIAAWAWPNLFGDNRMKGVRLGMAQWRRPAPDTAPTASKAAGLYMIGTLSKHQAEAEGFDDALMLDFKGDVAEATGANAFFVFNGEVHTPTPICFLDGITRRTVMKLAKNRQMKVVERTIRADELKDATEVFLAGTAAEVTPVRAIGDHSYTPGTITETLLKDYEALVRMSPDEVARRVA, from the coding sequence ATGGCTTTGGTTCCTTTTGACGACCGCGACGGCTGGATCTGGTTCGACGGGGAGATGGTCCCCTGGCGCGATGCCAAGCTGCATGTCCTGACGCATGGCCTGCATTATGCCAGCGGCGTCTTCGAAGGCGAACGGGCCTATGAGGGCAATATCTTCAAGCTGCGCGAGCATACGGACCGCCTGATCGCCTCCGGCAAGATCCTGGGCTTCGACATCCCCTGGACTGCCGATGAAATCGATGCGGCCTGCATCGAGGTGCTGCAGAAGAACAACTTCACCAATGCCTATCTGCGCCCTATCGCCTATCGCGGGTCGGAGATGCTGGCGGTTTCCGCCCAGCATACCAAGATCCATCTGGCGATCGCCGCCTGGGCATGGCCGAACCTCTTCGGCGACAACCGCATGAAGGGCGTCCGCCTGGGCATGGCGCAGTGGCGCCGCCCGGCGCCGGATACCGCGCCGACCGCCAGCAAGGCCGCCGGCCTCTACATGATCGGCACCCTCTCCAAGCATCAGGCCGAGGCCGAGGGCTTCGACGACGCGCTGATGCTCGATTTCAAGGGCGACGTGGCCGAGGCAACCGGCGCCAATGCCTTCTTCGTCTTCAATGGCGAGGTGCATACGCCGACCCCCATCTGCTTCCTGGACGGCATCACCCGCCGCACCGTCATGAAGCTGGCGAAGAACCGGCAGATGAAAGTGGTGGAGCGCACCATCCGCGCGGATGAGCTGAAGGACGCCACCGAGGTTTTCCTGGCCGGCACCGCGGCCGAGGTGACGCCGGTCCGCGCCATCGGCGACCATAGCTATACCCCCGGCACGATCACCGAGACGCTGCTGAAGGATTACGAGGCGCTGGTGCGCATGAGCCCGGACGAGGTGGCCCGGCGGGTCGCCTGA
- a CDS encoding MarR family winged helix-turn-helix transcriptional regulator, with protein MPEATDTLPGGNKPVGAGRQLLFLREEELRLAQNLLFFGYRDFTAGPDAILVDMGMGRAHHRVLHFVGRRPGITVGELLTILGITKQSLGRVLNPLIEEGYVMQVPGRNDRRQRLLSLTPKGQELERRLFERQREWLMRAYREAGPVAVEGFRRVMRGLMGPEARAQLDRAHQAPSPESAA; from the coding sequence ATGCCGGAAGCGACAGACACCCTCCCCGGGGGCAACAAGCCCGTCGGCGCCGGCCGCCAGCTTCTCTTCCTGCGGGAGGAGGAGCTGCGCCTGGCGCAGAACCTGCTGTTCTTCGGCTACCGGGATTTCACCGCCGGCCCGGACGCTATCCTGGTGGATATGGGCATGGGCCGGGCCCATCATCGCGTGCTGCATTTCGTGGGCCGCCGTCCCGGCATCACGGTAGGGGAGCTGCTGACCATCCTCGGCATCACCAAGCAGTCGCTGGGCCGCGTGCTGAACCCCCTGATCGAGGAGGGTTATGTGATGCAGGTGCCCGGGCGAAACGACCGGCGCCAGCGCCTGCTCTCCCTGACTCCCAAGGGCCAGGAGCTGGAGCGGCGGCTCTTCGAGCGGCAGCGGGAATGGCTGATGCGTGCCTATCGCGAGGCCGGTCCGGTGGCGGTGGAGGGCTTCCGCCGCGTCATGCGCGGATTGATGGGGCCGGAGGCGCGGGCACAGCTGGACCGGGCGCATCAGGCGCCCTCCCCGGAGAGCGCCGCCTGA
- a CDS encoding response regulator: MEHAHLLVVDDDARLRNLLQRFLSEQGFRVTGAADAAAARQSLASMAFDLIVLDVMMPGESGLDLTESLRRDGHEVPILMLTAAGAPDDRIAGFERGADDYLAKPFDPRELALRIRTILKRAAPALPATLPLAPVQLGARWFDPERGELRGQDGTQRLTGGEAALLSALARRAGEVLTREEIAAALGTPEAGERAVDVQVTRLRRKIEPDPREPRFLQTIRHRGYVLRPGA; the protein is encoded by the coding sequence ATGGAGCACGCCCATCTGCTGGTTGTCGACGATGATGCCCGGCTGCGGAACCTTCTGCAGCGCTTCCTCTCGGAGCAGGGTTTCCGTGTGACCGGCGCCGCCGATGCCGCCGCGGCACGCCAGTCCCTGGCCAGCATGGCTTTCGACCTGATCGTGCTGGACGTGATGATGCCGGGCGAGAGCGGGCTGGACCTGACCGAGAGCCTGCGCCGCGACGGGCATGAGGTGCCGATCCTGATGCTGACGGCCGCCGGCGCCCCCGATGATCGCATCGCCGGGTTTGAGCGCGGCGCAGACGACTACCTGGCCAAGCCCTTCGACCCGCGTGAGCTGGCGCTGCGTATCCGCACCATCCTCAAGCGCGCGGCGCCGGCCCTGCCGGCCACGCTGCCGCTGGCCCCGGTGCAACTGGGCGCCCGCTGGTTCGACCCGGAGCGGGGGGAGCTGCGCGGGCAGGACGGCACGCAGCGCCTGACCGGGGGGGAGGCCGCGCTGCTTTCCGCCCTGGCCCGCCGCGCGGGCGAGGTCCTGACGCGGGAGGAGATCGCCGCCGCCCTGGGCACCCCCGAGGCGGGGGAGCGCGCTGTGGATGTCCAGGTCACGCGCCTGCGCCGCAAGATCGAGCCGGACCCGCGCGAACCGCGCTTCCTGCAGACCATCCGCCACCGTGGCTATGTACTTCGCCCGGGGGCCTGA